A stretch of Microbacterium sp. LWH3-1.2 DNA encodes these proteins:
- the purU gene encoding formyltetrahydrofolate deformylase, with the protein MAASPHLNPDHACLIVHGSDQPGIVAAVSAMITRIGGNIVAFDQYSDNPEGGAYFQRVVFHRPQFAADRPHIEDEIAQTLAGFDLEWSLTDQSAPKRMAILSSKQDHCLLDLLWRHRRGDLPVTVPMVISNHTASADDVRSFGVPFFHVPGVAGPDKSAPEAKILELLRGNVDFVVLARYMQILSGDFLAELGVPVINIHHSFLPAFIGAEPYKKAKQRGVKLIGATSHYVTDDLDEGPIIEQDTVRVTHADSAAELARRGADVERQVLSRAVLWHAEDRVIRHGNHTIVF; encoded by the coding sequence ATGGCCGCCTCTCCGCACCTGAATCCCGACCATGCCTGCCTCATCGTCCACGGCAGCGACCAGCCGGGAATCGTGGCGGCCGTGTCGGCGATGATCACGCGCATCGGCGGCAACATCGTCGCGTTCGACCAGTACTCCGACAACCCCGAAGGCGGCGCGTACTTCCAGCGGGTCGTGTTCCACCGGCCGCAGTTCGCCGCCGACCGCCCGCACATCGAGGACGAGATCGCCCAGACGCTCGCCGGCTTCGACCTGGAGTGGTCGCTCACCGACCAGTCCGCGCCCAAGCGCATGGCGATCCTCTCGTCGAAGCAGGACCACTGCCTGCTCGACCTCCTGTGGCGCCACCGTCGGGGCGATCTCCCCGTGACCGTGCCGATGGTGATCTCGAACCACACCGCCTCCGCCGACGACGTGCGGTCCTTCGGCGTGCCGTTCTTCCACGTGCCGGGGGTCGCCGGCCCCGACAAGTCGGCGCCCGAGGCGAAGATCCTCGAGCTCCTGCGCGGGAACGTGGATTTCGTGGTGCTGGCGCGCTACATGCAGATCCTGTCGGGCGACTTCCTCGCCGAGCTCGGGGTGCCGGTGATCAACATCCACCACTCGTTCCTGCCCGCCTTCATCGGCGCCGAGCCGTACAAGAAGGCCAAGCAGCGCGGCGTCAAGCTCATCGGCGCCACCTCGCACTACGTCACCGACGACCTCGACGAGGGTCCGATCATCGAGCAGGACACAGTGCGCGTGACCCACGCCGACTCGGCCGCCGAACTCGCCCGCCGCGGCGCCGACGTCGAGCGCCAGGTGCTCTCGCGCGCCGTGCTGTGGCACGCCGAAGACCGCGTCATCCGCCACGGCAACCATACGATCGTCTTCTGA
- a CDS encoding MerR family transcriptional regulator has product MKIGELSQRTGIPARMLRYYEDQGLLASERSPNGYRAYDEADVERAIRARGLVQAGLSTRLAKVVLDVERQCAMAQPTCSRELAEMLATELTALDDRLACLAKSRDAVARYLDLTRNGDLLGAAEDRGPAMARV; this is encoded by the coding sequence ATGAAGATCGGCGAACTGTCGCAACGCACCGGCATCCCCGCACGGATGCTGCGCTACTACGAGGACCAGGGACTGCTGGCGTCCGAGCGTTCGCCGAACGGCTACCGGGCGTACGACGAGGCCGATGTCGAGCGGGCCATCCGCGCGCGTGGCCTGGTCCAGGCGGGGCTGTCGACGCGCCTGGCCAAGGTCGTGCTCGACGTCGAGCGGCAGTGCGCGATGGCACAGCCGACATGCTCACGCGAACTCGCCGAGATGCTCGCGACCGAGCTCACCGCCCTCGACGACCGCCTCGCGTGCCTCGCGAAGAGCCGCGATGCGGTCGCCCGCTACCTCGACCTCACCCGCAACGGCGACCTGCTCGGCGCCGCCGAGGATCGCGGGCCGGCTATGGCTCGAGTGTGA
- a CDS encoding acyl-CoA thioesterase codes for MSTASQGRAAARDDRITLRFMAVPADTAAGGRSVAAGSVMEWIDKAGYACAVGWAGAYCVTAYVGNVRHRRPIAPGSLIEVRARIVYTGRTSMHVVVTVSSTEVSERLYTPATTCILVFVAKGADGRPTEVPAWHPVTRSDHKLAEGALERIESRAEIKRLMLAEDYTDVSTAPRTTLRFLAPPGVVNFGGKAHGGTVMRWIDEAGYAVTAAWARDGDDASAAIGVYSGGIHFLAPVVIGHLVDVDARIVYTSPHSMHVSTRVWTADPRTPDERTLTTQCLSVFVVPGADGVAQPVPQWTPELVEDERLQQHVREIMALREEIVPIAASLTLEP; via the coding sequence ATGAGCACCGCTTCGCAGGGCAGGGCCGCAGCGCGCGACGACCGCATCACGCTGCGGTTCATGGCGGTCCCCGCCGACACCGCCGCCGGAGGGCGCTCGGTCGCGGCGGGCAGCGTCATGGAGTGGATCGACAAGGCCGGCTACGCGTGCGCCGTCGGCTGGGCCGGGGCGTACTGCGTCACCGCATACGTCGGGAACGTGCGCCATCGGCGGCCGATCGCTCCGGGGAGCCTGATCGAGGTGCGGGCCCGCATCGTCTACACCGGCCGGACCAGCATGCACGTGGTGGTGACCGTCTCCTCGACCGAGGTCAGCGAGCGCCTGTACACGCCGGCGACGACGTGCATCCTCGTCTTCGTCGCGAAGGGCGCCGACGGACGCCCCACCGAGGTACCGGCGTGGCACCCCGTGACCCGCTCCGACCACAAGCTCGCCGAGGGGGCGCTGGAGCGCATCGAGTCGCGCGCCGAGATCAAGCGCCTCATGCTGGCGGAGGACTATACGGATGTCTCCACCGCCCCGCGGACGACGCTGAGGTTCCTCGCGCCACCCGGCGTGGTGAACTTCGGCGGCAAGGCGCACGGCGGAACGGTCATGCGCTGGATCGACGAGGCCGGGTACGCGGTCACGGCGGCGTGGGCGCGGGATGGCGACGACGCGAGCGCGGCGATCGGCGTCTACTCGGGCGGCATCCACTTCCTCGCGCCGGTCGTGATCGGGCATCTCGTCGACGTCGACGCACGCATCGTCTACACGAGTCCGCACAGCATGCATGTGAGCACCCGCGTATGGACCGCCGATCCGCGCACGCCGGACGAGCGCACGCTCACCACGCAGTGCTTGAGCGTGTTCGTCGTCCCGGGCGCCGACGGCGTCGCTCAGCCCGTCCCGCAGTGGACTCCCGAGCTCGTCGAGGACGAGCGCCTGCAGCAGCACGTGCGCGAGATCATGGCGCTGCGCGAGGAGATCGTGCCGATCGCAGCGTCCCTCACACTCGAGCCATAG
- a CDS encoding fumarylacetoacetate hydrolase family protein, whose amino-acid sequence MKIARWVVPDGSAVHEGFVITDAVVPFPDEATVADVLTRGLDAARELRDRVASDAAPTRRLEDVRLLPPVVPASIRDFVAFEEHVEGVSASVDGKGGVVPEWYEAPTFYFTNPHTVRATGQVVAIPQTQRLDFELELAVVIGGVAGSTGENLSIARAGDHIFGYTVMNDWSARDLQSREMKVRLGPAKGKDFGLTLGPWIVTADELEGFVDDDGFLALRAEVWVNGSLVGEDLVSNMGWPFPELVAYAARNSVVVPGDVLGSGTVGNGGCLGELWGRGCDIPPLEPGDEVRMRIEGVGEVVNVVGERVAAAPIPAARTRSRSRALSGRRMRAHPG is encoded by the coding sequence GTGAAGATCGCCCGATGGGTCGTGCCGGACGGCTCTGCGGTGCACGAGGGATTCGTGATCACGGACGCGGTGGTGCCCTTCCCCGACGAAGCGACGGTCGCCGACGTTCTGACGCGCGGCCTGGATGCGGCGCGCGAACTGCGCGATCGCGTCGCGAGCGATGCCGCGCCCACCCGCCGCCTCGAGGATGTGCGTCTGCTGCCGCCGGTGGTCCCGGCATCCATCCGCGATTTCGTCGCGTTCGAGGAGCACGTCGAAGGGGTTTCGGCCTCGGTGGACGGCAAAGGCGGCGTCGTTCCCGAGTGGTACGAGGCGCCGACCTTCTACTTCACGAATCCGCACACCGTGCGCGCCACCGGGCAGGTCGTCGCGATTCCGCAGACGCAGCGTCTCGACTTCGAGCTTGAGCTCGCCGTGGTGATCGGCGGTGTGGCCGGCTCGACTGGGGAGAATCTCTCCATCGCCCGGGCCGGGGACCACATCTTCGGCTACACGGTCATGAACGACTGGTCGGCGCGCGACCTGCAGTCGCGTGAGATGAAGGTGCGGCTGGGGCCTGCCAAGGGCAAGGATTTCGGTCTCACGCTCGGTCCCTGGATCGTCACGGCCGACGAGCTCGAGGGCTTCGTCGACGACGACGGGTTCCTCGCCCTGCGCGCCGAGGTGTGGGTCAACGGATCCCTCGTCGGCGAAGACCTGGTGTCCAACATGGGCTGGCCGTTCCCGGAGCTGGTAGCTTACGCGGCGCGCAACTCGGTCGTCGTGCCGGGGGACGTGCTGGGCTCGGGAACGGTGGGCAACGGCGGATGCCTCGGCGAGCTGTGGGGCCGTGGGTGCGACATCCCTCCGCTCGAGCCCGGCGACGAGGTGCGCATGCGGATCGAGGGCGTCGGTGAAGTCGTCAACGTCGTGGGCGAACGGGTGGCGGCCGCGCCCATCCCTGCAGCGCGCACGCGTTCGCGCTCGCGCGCGCTGAGCGGCCGCCGGATGCGAGCCCACCCTGGATAG
- a CDS encoding IclR family transcriptional regulator domain-containing protein produces MTDDSSASQRDAALQDDSSAASAGDFVQSLARGLAVIRAFDAENPELTLSDVARRAGITRAAAGRFLRTLEQLGYLHSADRRFALTPRVLELGFSYLSALSIPEIVQPHLERLSREVDESVSAAVLDGGEIVYVARVPTRRIMSVRITIGTRFPAFATSMGRVLLAGTTDAARDGLLAASALPPLTERTLTTAGALREELARVREQGWALVDGELEPGLRSVAVPLHDRRGDVVAAINVSTSATRDTVQHVLEEYLPPLQRAAAAIDAELRLV; encoded by the coding sequence ATGACCGACGACTCTTCCGCCTCGCAGCGCGACGCCGCGCTCCAGGACGACAGCTCCGCAGCCTCGGCGGGTGACTTCGTCCAGTCGCTCGCGCGCGGACTCGCGGTCATCCGCGCCTTCGACGCCGAGAACCCCGAACTCACGCTGAGCGACGTGGCGCGCCGCGCCGGCATCACGCGCGCGGCAGCAGGACGATTCCTGCGCACGCTCGAGCAGTTGGGTTACCTGCACAGCGCCGATCGGCGATTCGCCCTCACCCCGCGCGTGCTCGAGCTGGGGTTCAGCTACCTGTCGGCGCTGTCGATCCCCGAGATCGTGCAGCCCCATCTCGAGCGACTGTCGCGCGAGGTCGACGAGAGCGTCTCGGCGGCCGTGCTCGACGGCGGCGAGATCGTGTACGTCGCGCGCGTCCCCACGCGCCGCATCATGAGCGTGCGCATCACGATCGGCACGCGGTTCCCCGCGTTCGCGACCTCGATGGGGCGCGTGCTCCTGGCGGGGACGACGGATGCCGCGCGCGACGGGCTGCTCGCAGCATCCGCTCTCCCTCCGCTCACGGAGCGCACGTTGACGACGGCCGGCGCGCTGCGTGAGGAGCTCGCCCGCGTGCGCGAGCAGGGATGGGCGCTGGTCGACGGCGAGCTCGAGCCGGGACTGCGCTCGGTCGCCGTGCCACTGCACGACCGGCGTGGCGACGTGGTCGCCGCCATCAACGTGTCGACGAGCGCGACCCGCGACACGGTGCAGCACGTGCTCGAGGAGTACCTGCCGCCGCTCCAGCGCGCCGCCGCCGCCATCGACGCGGAGCTGCGCCTGGTGTGA